gatatatttttttttttaaaggctggcGAGTTCCTGAGTGAGGAatttattttgtgaatatttttctAAAATCCATCCTGCAGCTTATTAGGACCTGTACATGAGGGGATTCCAGGCTCAAGACCCCTCTCTATAAGCCAGGACAGAGACCTGCCCTATGAGAGTGGCTTTTGTTCTGGTGGATCCTTATATTACATGGATGGCCACTTTTATAATCACTGCTTAGGCTGACAAAATGAGCTTTTTGCCAAAAACAGGATCTACGGCAGTGAGACGATCACTGCAGCACCTCCATTTTCAAAGGAGTTGCCCCTGATTAGATAGTCCCTTTAACCAAATGTATTGATTTACCTCTCTTTTCAGTTTTGTATTTTCATAAAAGTCTTTATAGGGTCCATCTCCTGGCCGTCTGAAGGGGCTGTAGCACTAGAACAAGCGCTGCAGCCTCTCCTTAGTAAACCATGCACAGAGCTGTACGTTAAATAGCGGTTCTGTTTGGTATCGCAACTCAAtggcatttacttgaatgggactgagccgaGGACATGTGATCAATGAAGGCAGAGAAACAGCCCACAGCACTCCCAGGAATGTCGCAGTACCTTCCAACAGCTGGTCAGCAGGGGTGCTCACCGTCCTCACCAATCAgaaactgatgaactatcctgagaatACGTCATCATTTTTTAAGTCCCAGAAAATCCTTGCTAATCATGCTAGCTTGTTGATATTGTACATGACAAACTCATTGCGAATGCAGCTGTATTTAGTATGCAAAGTTGAAGTATCATTTGCAAAAAATACAAGTATACAATGATACCTACTGAGCAAACATGCAAACGGTTGCATATTAACAATTAGGAAACATTTACCAACCTTGGTCCATACGGTGTAGAATATGTATTACCaaagtaatgtctgtacacaaaCTCATCCAGATCTTCAAACACTCCTCCAGTGTTGGTCTGATACTCCTTCATGTCTTCAAGGTAATCCTCAACATTTTTCACAAAATCGGTGAAAAGCATCTGATCATGAATGAAAACACCATTCAGAAAAAATCTATTAATGAACTGTTCTAGCTCTTCCCAGTGTTGGAAATTATTTACTTGTTCCTGTAAATATACTTGCATCAAGTCATTGAACTCTTCAACTCTCACAGGGTCCAGAACTTTGTTGAAGAGGCTGATGGACTCCTGGTGGGCACAGTCATACACTCCCGAGCAGCCCTTTTTATTGGGGTTGTTATTGAGCTTCTCCTCACCATTTGATTTCCAGGCAGCTGTACCTTCAAACTGCTCACTGCTTTGGTCATCTTCATATTCATGGCGACTGGCTGTTGCCTTGTTAGGATACATCTTCTCAGCATCATGTTTGTACCTGCGTCGCACTGTGCGAGCTCCCTTGGTTTCTTCTCTTTCTGCATGTTTCCTGCGATTTCTATCAAACATACCTCTGGTGGTGTCTTTAAAGTGCCTGAAAGTATTTTTCACAGAATCTGAGAACTTCTTAAAATTCTCCTTTACAGCTTCTTTTGCTTGTTTGATCTTTTCCTTGTGATGTCTCACAAACTCCTTGGTAGAATTCTTCATGGCATCAAAAGTATCTTTTACTGAACTAAATAATGTATCCTTTGCCTTCTTTTTAGGTTTGCCTTTTGATTTTCCCTCCTTAGATTCCAGTTTCTCATTTTGTTCCTTGGTTTCAACGTACAGTCTTTCCCACAAATCTGACCTCTGTTGTTCAAAATTGAGGTTTTTTTCCAACTCAAGGAGCCGGTCCTTCAAATGTTCTATCTCATGGTTGCTTTCGAAGGACGCTGTGGACGATCTCCTCCTACTTATTTCCTCAAGTTCCACCTTCAGAGAGTCAGTAATTCTTCGCTCATTATCCAACTCTTTTCTTAGCAGCTGGGCCTCATTTAAGAGGGTCTCCTTCTGTGTTCGGAAACTACGGACCTTTTGCCTTTCCTCTTTCAGGTGTTCTTTTAGCTTTTGATTCTCTAACAGCACAATCTCACGCCTTCCGTTCTCATCAAGTTTTCTGATCTGCTCTCTTAGTTTCCTGAGCTCCTCTTTTAGTAAAGATAAAGCTTGTTCCTCTTTCTCCAAAGACTCTCTTAGATGTTGGTTTTCCAgttcaaggtttttattttgaACCTCAGTAGTTTTTAGGCCAGTTACAAGGTCATTCGCCTCTAACTGAAATATTCAAGTAAAAGGgattattgtattatttattgtatTCTACATCTCATTCATAATTCTAAATAATGTTCATACACAGGGAAACATACAGTAATGCTCCGTTCACACAGGAGTCATGGCTTCCTTTATAATGAAAGACATATGACAGATCTGAGCTTCCAACTGACTTATAATGGGTTCTGCTGAGATTTCCATTGTCCTCATGGCAAGAATAGTGCAGCATGCTATACTATTCTTTCAGACATAAGTGAAGGAAACCCCAATATGGTGTCATAGTACTAGTATGAACTTAGTTGAAGAAGCTAAAGCATATTTAAAGTAAAATCCATGCAGCTCAGCTGCTCAGCTGGAAGGCTGTTTTCCAACCAGTCCATGAAGTCTCACTGATACTGCAGTAACTTTTTTCTTTGCAGACTGCATCTGGGCCTTTAGCTGGCGGCATACGTTGGAAAGATTTACCTAACACATGCCACAGGCATAAAATGGCATGCATATACAAGTATATTGTGGGGAATACATATTTTGGCTAGCACTGTACAGGAAGGCACAGTACTGCTCTTTCCTCTagagtttgaaaaaaaaagtgaaccaAGGACACTCTTTGGgactctgtcaggtgaatggaGCCCTTTGGATATGTCTGAAGTATATTCAGAGATATTTTTGTGGTGTATATGCCAAATGATACCACAGATCCTAAAGATggatttacacaggcagattatcaggaacgaacgTTCCTGCGAACATTAGTCATGATAATCTGCATGTCGAAAAggtgatgaacgagcaaaacagattgttcattgggtgaaattGTCAttcgtgcaggcacctaaattatcttttctgggcagcagatcatgcagtctaaacagtgatctgctgcccagaaacaatgccgtTGTAGGAGGACAAGCAATGGCAAttgcgatccctcgtcctcatacacttaggcc
The Bufo gargarizans isolate SCDJY-AF-19 chromosome 2, ASM1485885v1, whole genome shotgun sequence genome window above contains:
- the CCPG1 gene encoding cell cycle progression protein 1 isoform X2 translates to MSGNSSDSESSCGWTIINHEGSDIETLQTETEPCSGPSAAFVQPDSADVSSSEVTMSAVENLHSTSEEHQGATELLSSYSSGTKPDGSPVHAERHDEEGALGEDSHCEAISDDSDIVTLETPKVDEVGPEEEVPDDLCGNTDLNMSFSSSSQYTFSQTEAVFPSHPSEEDSSNDEASDDSVPILRRRRSKKSMTSASECENRTPVEQPLAPAPAPKTLGWMNSSLNKCIILALVIAMSMGFGHFYGTIQILEQHKHVEKIHESELNEMKDDLIQCQRDQEATIEQKEEPLSEDLKEGQDIVLSLEDLMDKITKENHVLKQKHDDLKLEANDLVTGLKTTEVQNKNLELENQHLRESLEKEEQALSLLKEELRKLREQIRKLDENGRREIVLLENQKLKEHLKEERQKVRSFRTQKETLLNEAQLLRKELDNERRITDSLKVELEEISRRRSSTASFESNHEIEHLKDRLLELEKNLNFEQQRSDLWERLYVETKEQNEKLESKEGKSKGKPKKKAKDTLFSSVKDTFDAMKNSTKEFVRHHKEKIKQAKEAVKENFKKFSDSVKNTFRHFKDTTRGMFDRNRRKHAEREETKGARTVRRRYKHDAEKMYPNKATASRHEYEDDQSSEQFEGTAAWKSNGEEKLNNNPNKKGCSGVYDCAHQESISLFNKVLDPVRVEEFNDLMQVYLQEQVNNFQHWEELEQFINRFFLNGVFIHDQMLFTDFVKNVEDYLEDMKEYQTNTGGVFEDLDEFVYRHYFGNTYSTPYGPRKQERTPYKNTENKNHRKEEEKHQARYKTEGKWNKHGRANGRQMANVEIELGQLPFDPKY
- the CCPG1 gene encoding cell cycle progression protein 1 isoform X1; the encoded protein is MSGNSSDSESSCGWTIINHEGSDIETLQTETEPCSGPSAAFVQPDSAGDLADVSSSEVTMSAVENLHSTSEEHQGATELLSSYSSGTKPDGSPVHAERHDEEGALGEDSHCEAISDDSDIVTLETPKVDEVGPEEEVPDDLCGNTDLNMSFSSSSQYTFSQTEAVFPSHPSEEDSSNDEASDDSVPILRRRRSKKSMTSASECENRTPVEQPLAPAPAPKTLGWMNSSLNKCIILALVIAMSMGFGHFYGTIQILEQHKHVEKIHESELNEMKDDLIQCQRDQEATIEQKEEPLSEDLKEGQDIVLSLEDLMDKITKENHVLKQKHDDLKLEANDLVTGLKTTEVQNKNLELENQHLRESLEKEEQALSLLKEELRKLREQIRKLDENGRREIVLLENQKLKEHLKEERQKVRSFRTQKETLLNEAQLLRKELDNERRITDSLKVELEEISRRRSSTASFESNHEIEHLKDRLLELEKNLNFEQQRSDLWERLYVETKEQNEKLESKEGKSKGKPKKKAKDTLFSSVKDTFDAMKNSTKEFVRHHKEKIKQAKEAVKENFKKFSDSVKNTFRHFKDTTRGMFDRNRRKHAEREETKGARTVRRRYKHDAEKMYPNKATASRHEYEDDQSSEQFEGTAAWKSNGEEKLNNNPNKKGCSGVYDCAHQESISLFNKVLDPVRVEEFNDLMQVYLQEQVNNFQHWEELEQFINRFFLNGVFIHDQMLFTDFVKNVEDYLEDMKEYQTNTGGVFEDLDEFVYRHYFGNTYSTPYGPRKQERTPYKNTENKNHRKEEEKHQARYKTEGKWNKHGRANGRQMANVEIELGQLPFDPKY
- the CCPG1 gene encoding cell cycle progression protein 1 isoform X3, giving the protein MSGNSSDSESSCGWTIINHEGSDIETLQTETEPCSGPSAAFVQPDSAGDLADVSSSEVTMSAVENLHSTSEEHQGATELLSSYSSGTKPDGSPVHAERHDEEGALGEDSHCEAISDDSDIVTLETPKVDEVGPEEEVPDDLCGNTDLNMSFSSSSQYTFSQTEAVFPSHPSEEDSSNDEASDDSVPILRRRRSKKSMTSASECENRTPVEQPLAPAPAPKTLGWMNSSLNKCIILALVIAMSMGFGHFYGTIQILEQHKHVEKIHESELNEMKDDLIQCQRDQEATIEQKEEPLSEDLKEGQDIVLSLEDLMDKITKENHVLKQKHDDLKLEANDLVTGLKTTEVQNKNLELENQHLRESLEKEEQALSLLKEELRKLREQIRKLDENGRREIVLLENQKLKEHLKEERQKVRSFRTQKETLLNEAQLLRKELDNERRITDSLKVELEEISRRRSSTASFESNHEIEHLKDRLLELEKNLNFEQQRSDLWERLYVETKEQNEKLESKEGKSKGKPKKKAKDTLFSSVKDTFDAMKNSTKEFVRHHKEKIKQAKEAVKENFKKFSDSVKNTFRHFKDTTRGMFDRNRRKHAEREETKGARTVRRRYKHDAEKMYPNKATASRHEYEDDQSSEQFEGTAAWKSNGEEKLNNNPNKKGCSGVYDCAHQESISLFNKVLDPVRVEEFNDLMQVYLQEQVNNFQHWEELEQFINRFFLNGVFIHDQMLFTDFVKNVEDYLEDMKEYQTNTGGVFEDLDEFVYRHYFGNTYSTPYGPRKQERTPYKNTENKNHRKEEEKHQARYKTEGAGRF